One genomic window of Medicago truncatula cultivar Jemalong A17 chromosome 1, MtrunA17r5.0-ANR, whole genome shotgun sequence includes the following:
- the LOC25484614 gene encoding putative disease resistance protein RGA3, with the protein MAESLLFGLAESFIVKLASSAVKQASLALGVYQDLQEIRDTISFIKAVLLDAEKKQHQNQELREWMRQIKRIFSKAEDIIDDFECEALQKQVVNTSGSRRKKVRRFLSSSNPIVYRLKIAHRIQHIKESLNKVAEIRDKFGLHIKESDDRVVQRRETHSHVNDSDVIGREQDKQKIVELLFDDSDDKNLSVVAIVGLGGMGKTTLAKVVFNDKSVVDSFPLKMWICVSDDFDVKNLLVKIIGSAPDQNHQENIKNFSLEQLKNRLRDILAGQKFLLVLDDVWNEDRVKWEEFRGLIPAGAQGSKVLVTSRSDTVANMMGTYTSYNLQGLSKEDSLSVFVKWAFKEGEESKHPELMEIGKDIVLKCGGLPLALRTLGSSLFLKVDIQEWKFVRDNEIWNLPQKDEDILPAIKLSYDQLPSYLKQCFACFSLFEKDFHFNSFHTIVLWEALGFLQSPNKGDTLKDIGNKFLKELRSRSFLQDFIDYGYACKFKLHDLVHDLALYVSRDEFQLLNSHSDNISENALHLSFTKNYLFGKTPLPRGLRTILFPVGVNNEAFLNTLVSRCTCLRVLQINNSGYESLPSSIGKLKHLRYLNLEDNEKLKSVPDSVCKLQNLINLDLSGCIKLQELPNGIGNLISLQQLHITTLQSKFPDNEIAKLTFLEILTLVDCDNLESLFEGIEELPSLKFLDIYSCKSLRSVPLHVIPNLESLSIGNCYRLNLSMGHDNQIAKLRLKLLALESLPQLLAFPEWLQGSVNTLQSLVIVDCDHLKDLPEWLSTMIYLKTLSIQDCPTLLSLPDGVHHLRNLEYLKIKGCPELCRRYETKVGQDWPKISHIKQVIIESPELED; encoded by the coding sequence ATGGCTGAATCGCTCCTCTTCGGCCTTGCAGAGTCGTTCATTGTGAAACTAGCTTCTAGTGCTGTTAAACAAGCTTCTCTTGCGCTTGGCGTCTACCAAGATTTGCAAGAAATCAGAGACACCATTTCATTCATCAAAGCAGTGCTGCTGGATGCTGAGAAAAAGCAGCATCAAAACCAGGAGCTTCGTGAATGGATGAGACAGATTAAGCGCATCTTCTCCAAAGCCGAAGACATTATCGACGATTTTGAGTGCGAGGCACTGCAGAAACAAGTCGTCAACACTTCCGGCAGTAGGAGAAAGAAGGTACGGCGTTTCTTATCAAGTTCTAATCCTATTGTTTACCGCCTTAAAATTGCGCATCGTATCCAACATATCAAAGAGAGCTTGAATAAGGTTGCAGAAATTAGAGATAAATTTGGCCTTCACATCAAAGAGAGTGATGATCGTGTTGTGCAAAGACGGGAAACTCATTCTCATGTAAATGATTCTGATGTGATAGGAAGGGAACAAGATAAACAGAAAATTGTAGAACTCTTATTCGACGATAGTGATGATAAAAATCTATCTGTTGTTGCTATTGTGGGACTTGGAGGTATGGGAAAGACTACACTTGCAAAAGTTGTGTTTAATGATAAGAGTGTAGTTGACTCTTTTCCATTAAAGATGTGGATATGCGTCTcggatgattttgatgttaagAATCTGCTTGTTAAGATTATTGGATCTGCTCCTGACCAAAATCACCAGGAGAACATTAAAAACTTTAGTTTGGAGCAACTGAAAAATCGTCTTAGAGACATACTTGCTGGTCAAAAGTTCTTACTTGTTTTGGACGATGTGTGGAATGAGGATCGTGTCAAATGGGAAGAATTTAGGGGTTTAATACCAGCAGGTGCTCAAGGAAGTAAAGTACTAGTGACTTCACGTAGCGACACGGTAGCTAACATGATGGGCACTTACACTTCTTACAATTTGCAAGGGCTTTCTAAAGAGGACTCATTGTCTGTATTTGTAAAATGGGCTtttaaagagggagaagagagtaAACATCCTGAACTAATGGAGATTGGAAAAGATATTGTGCTTAAATGTGGAGGGCTTCCATTGGCCCTAAGGACATTGGGGAGTTCGCTGTTCTTAAAAGTTGATATACAAGAGTGGAAGTTTGTTAGGGACAATGAGATTTGGAATTTACCGCAAAAAGACGAGGACATTTTACCAGCAATCAAATTAAGTTATGATCAATTACCTTCTTATTTAAAACAGTGTTTTGCTTGCTTCTCCCTCTTTGAAAAAGACTTCCATTTCAACAGTTTTCATACAATTGTACTCTGGGAGGCACTTGGTTTTCTTCAATCACCAAACAAGGGTGACACTTTGAAAGATATTGGcaacaagtttttaaaagagCTACGGTCAAGATCTTTTCTTCAAGATTTTATTGACTATGGTTATGCTTGCAAATTCAAATTGCACGATCTAGTGCATGACCTTGCATTGTATGTTTCAAGAGACGAGTTTCAATTGTTGAACTCCCATAGTGACAATATATCTGAAAATGCCTTACATTTGTCATTTactaaaaattatttgtttggaAAAACTCCACTTCCCAGAGGTTTGAGAACCATACTTTTCCCAGTCGGAGTCAACAACGAAGCTTTCTTGAATACTTTGGTATCAAGGTGCACATGCTTGCGGGTTTTGCAAATAAATAATTCTGGATATGAGAGCTTGCCTAGCTCCATTGGTAAATTAAAACACTTGAGATATCTCAATCTTGAAGATAATGAAAAACTCAAGAGCGTCCCTGATTCAGTGTGCAAACtccaaaatttaataaatttggaCCTCAGTGGATGCATAAAGCTACAAGAATTGCCCAATGGAATAGGAAACTTAATCAGTCTACAACAACTACATATAACCACATTGCAATCTAAATTTCCAGACAATGAGATTGCAAAATTGACTTTTCTAGAAATATTAACGCTTGTTGATTGTGACAACTTGGAGTCATTGTTTGAAGGAATAGAAGAACTTCCGAGTCTTAAATTTTTGGATATTTATTCTTGTAAGAGTCTAAGGTCAGTGCCTCTTCATGTCATTCCAAACTTAGAGAGTTTGTCTATTGGTAACTGCTATAGGTTGAATTTGTCGATGGGCCATGACAACCAAATTGCCAAGTTAAGGTTAAAGTTATTGGCTCTCGAATCTTTGCCACAACTGCTGGCTTTTCCTGAGTGGCTGCAAGGATCTGTGAACACATTACAGTCCTTGGTAATTGTTGATTGTGACCATCTTAAGGATCTTCCTGAGTGGCTGTCAACTATGATTTATCTCAAAACACTTTCAATCCAAGATTGTCCAACACTGCTTTCGCTCCCAGATGGTGTGCATCACCTCCGAAACCttgaatatttgaaaattaaaggtTGTCCTGAATTGTGTAGAAGATACGAAACAAAAGTTGGACAGGATTGGCCCAAGATATCACACATCAAACAAGTTATTATTGAATCACCCGAGCTAGAAGATTAG